The proteins below come from a single Chelmon rostratus isolate fCheRos1 chromosome 10, fCheRos1.pri, whole genome shotgun sequence genomic window:
- the letmd1 gene encoding LETM1 domain-containing protein 1 isoform X2, translated as MALSCSSLCAHLSLIRLCGLRTNRIPNGLYSPYVSCQSRLPLCRHYSSSKVRRGIRRYVATRLQRANSKYEGFLKRRFPRFFQLYHTFVEGFKMLFRDAKEVRRIKAKMFSDGVQFQDLPYREMEKLRQFRRDMIKAIPLVVISIPPFANYLVFVLMYFFPRQLLIPHFWTPRQQVEFRGMYHSLRARHHWPVLKGLENTSRKVKNSQLQGRLKDLCVKVQNGGNPKVSEILAVQGLFSRPPLSMKRMSVSQMRHISPLLFLTPRLPGFLIGRRLNSHALELLQLDRALSRLGPHQLSDSEIRQACYVRGLHSDSLGINQCREWLNQWLQVSSSLKESEVSLLLHSIVLLSANYPTALSRH; from the exons ATGGCGCTGTCCTGCTCGAGTCTGTGTGCCCATTTGTCTTTGATACGACTGTGTGGTCTCAGGACAAACAGGATACCGAATGGCCTTTATTCTCCGTATGTGTCCTGTCAGTCCAG GTTGCCCCTGTGTAGACACTACTCCTCGTCCAAAGTCAGACGAGGTATCCGCCGGTACGTCGCCACCAGACTCCAGCGAGCAAACAGCAAATACGAGGGTTTCCTCAAAAGGCGATTTCCCCGCTTCTTCCAGCTTTACCACACATTTGTGGAAG GATTCAAGATGCTGTTCAGAGATGCCAAAGAGGTGAGGAGGATAAAAGCAAAGATGTTCTCTGATGGCGTACAGTTCCAGGATTTGCCCTACAGGGAGATGGAGAAACTCAGACAG TTTCGCAGAGACATGATCAAGGCCATTCCGCTGGTGGTGATATCCATCCCTCCCTTCGCCAACTACCTGGTTTTTGTCTTGAT GTACTTTTTCCCTCGCCAGCTCCTGATCCCTCATTTCTGGACTCCCAGGCAGCAGGTAGAGTTTCGGGGGATGTACCATTCCCTCAGGGCCCGTCACCACTGGCCTGTGCTCAAAGGGCTCGAGAATACGAGCCGCAAGGTCAAAAACAGTCAGCTGCAGGGTCGCCTTAAGGACCTGTGCGTTAAA gTGCAAAATGGAGGAAACCCTAAAGTGTCTGAAATCCTTGCCGTGCAGGGCCTGTTCTCTAGACCCCCCCTGAGCATGAAGAGGATGAGCGTGAGTCAGATG AGACACATCAGCCCGCTGCTCTTCCTGACGCCTCGCCTCCCGGGTTTCCTGATCGGCCGGCGGCTGAACAGCCATGCCCTGGAGCTGCTCCAGCTGGACCGGGCCCTCAGCAGGCTGGGCCCTCACCAGCTGAGTGACTCCGAAATCAGACAG gctTGCTATGTAAGGGGGCTCCATTCTGATAGTCTTGGCATTAACCAGTGCCGTGAGTGGTTAAACCAGTGGCTTCAGGTGTCATCCTCGTTGAAAG AATCAGAGGTGTCACTACTTTTGCACAGCATTGTACTTCTCTCTGCCAACTACCCGACTGCGCTCAGCCGACACTGA
- the letmd1 gene encoding LETM1 domain-containing protein 1 isoform X1, producing MALSCSSLCAHLSLIRLCGLRTNRIPNGLYSPYVSCQSSRLPLCRHYSSSKVRRGIRRYVATRLQRANSKYEGFLKRRFPRFFQLYHTFVEGFKMLFRDAKEVRRIKAKMFSDGVQFQDLPYREMEKLRQFRRDMIKAIPLVVISIPPFANYLVFVLMYFFPRQLLIPHFWTPRQQVEFRGMYHSLRARHHWPVLKGLENTSRKVKNSQLQGRLKDLCVKVQNGGNPKVSEILAVQGLFSRPPLSMKRMSVSQMRHISPLLFLTPRLPGFLIGRRLNSHALELLQLDRALSRLGPHQLSDSEIRQACYVRGLHSDSLGINQCREWLNQWLQVSSSLKESEVSLLLHSIVLLSANYPTALSRH from the exons ATGGCGCTGTCCTGCTCGAGTCTGTGTGCCCATTTGTCTTTGATACGACTGTGTGGTCTCAGGACAAACAGGATACCGAATGGCCTTTATTCTCCGTATGTGTCCTGTCAGTCCAG CAGGTTGCCCCTGTGTAGACACTACTCCTCGTCCAAAGTCAGACGAGGTATCCGCCGGTACGTCGCCACCAGACTCCAGCGAGCAAACAGCAAATACGAGGGTTTCCTCAAAAGGCGATTTCCCCGCTTCTTCCAGCTTTACCACACATTTGTGGAAG GATTCAAGATGCTGTTCAGAGATGCCAAAGAGGTGAGGAGGATAAAAGCAAAGATGTTCTCTGATGGCGTACAGTTCCAGGATTTGCCCTACAGGGAGATGGAGAAACTCAGACAG TTTCGCAGAGACATGATCAAGGCCATTCCGCTGGTGGTGATATCCATCCCTCCCTTCGCCAACTACCTGGTTTTTGTCTTGAT GTACTTTTTCCCTCGCCAGCTCCTGATCCCTCATTTCTGGACTCCCAGGCAGCAGGTAGAGTTTCGGGGGATGTACCATTCCCTCAGGGCCCGTCACCACTGGCCTGTGCTCAAAGGGCTCGAGAATACGAGCCGCAAGGTCAAAAACAGTCAGCTGCAGGGTCGCCTTAAGGACCTGTGCGTTAAA gTGCAAAATGGAGGAAACCCTAAAGTGTCTGAAATCCTTGCCGTGCAGGGCCTGTTCTCTAGACCCCCCCTGAGCATGAAGAGGATGAGCGTGAGTCAGATG AGACACATCAGCCCGCTGCTCTTCCTGACGCCTCGCCTCCCGGGTTTCCTGATCGGCCGGCGGCTGAACAGCCATGCCCTGGAGCTGCTCCAGCTGGACCGGGCCCTCAGCAGGCTGGGCCCTCACCAGCTGAGTGACTCCGAAATCAGACAG gctTGCTATGTAAGGGGGCTCCATTCTGATAGTCTTGGCATTAACCAGTGCCGTGAGTGGTTAAACCAGTGGCTTCAGGTGTCATCCTCGTTGAAAG AATCAGAGGTGTCACTACTTTTGCACAGCATTGTACTTCTCTCTGCCAACTACCCGACTGCGCTCAGCCGACACTGA
- the letmd1 gene encoding LETM1 domain-containing protein 1 isoform X3, whose translation MALSCSSLCAHLSLIRLCGLRTNRIPNGLYSPYVSCQSSRLPLCRHYSSSKVRRGIRRYVATRLQRANSKYEGFLKRRFPRFFQLYHTFVEGFKMLFRDAKEFRRDMIKAIPLVVISIPPFANYLVFVLMYFFPRQLLIPHFWTPRQQVEFRGMYHSLRARHHWPVLKGLENTSRKVKNSQLQGRLKDLCVKVQNGGNPKVSEILAVQGLFSRPPLSMKRMSVSQMRHISPLLFLTPRLPGFLIGRRLNSHALELLQLDRALSRLGPHQLSDSEIRQACYVRGLHSDSLGINQCREWLNQWLQVSSSLKESEVSLLLHSIVLLSANYPTALSRH comes from the exons ATGGCGCTGTCCTGCTCGAGTCTGTGTGCCCATTTGTCTTTGATACGACTGTGTGGTCTCAGGACAAACAGGATACCGAATGGCCTTTATTCTCCGTATGTGTCCTGTCAGTCCAG CAGGTTGCCCCTGTGTAGACACTACTCCTCGTCCAAAGTCAGACGAGGTATCCGCCGGTACGTCGCCACCAGACTCCAGCGAGCAAACAGCAAATACGAGGGTTTCCTCAAAAGGCGATTTCCCCGCTTCTTCCAGCTTTACCACACATTTGTGGAAG GATTCAAGATGCTGTTCAGAGATGCCAAAGAG TTTCGCAGAGACATGATCAAGGCCATTCCGCTGGTGGTGATATCCATCCCTCCCTTCGCCAACTACCTGGTTTTTGTCTTGAT GTACTTTTTCCCTCGCCAGCTCCTGATCCCTCATTTCTGGACTCCCAGGCAGCAGGTAGAGTTTCGGGGGATGTACCATTCCCTCAGGGCCCGTCACCACTGGCCTGTGCTCAAAGGGCTCGAGAATACGAGCCGCAAGGTCAAAAACAGTCAGCTGCAGGGTCGCCTTAAGGACCTGTGCGTTAAA gTGCAAAATGGAGGAAACCCTAAAGTGTCTGAAATCCTTGCCGTGCAGGGCCTGTTCTCTAGACCCCCCCTGAGCATGAAGAGGATGAGCGTGAGTCAGATG AGACACATCAGCCCGCTGCTCTTCCTGACGCCTCGCCTCCCGGGTTTCCTGATCGGCCGGCGGCTGAACAGCCATGCCCTGGAGCTGCTCCAGCTGGACCGGGCCCTCAGCAGGCTGGGCCCTCACCAGCTGAGTGACTCCGAAATCAGACAG gctTGCTATGTAAGGGGGCTCCATTCTGATAGTCTTGGCATTAACCAGTGCCGTGAGTGGTTAAACCAGTGGCTTCAGGTGTCATCCTCGTTGAAAG AATCAGAGGTGTCACTACTTTTGCACAGCATTGTACTTCTCTCTGCCAACTACCCGACTGCGCTCAGCCGACACTGA
- the zgc:56699 gene encoding gametocyte-specific factor 1, producing MFDSEKSRVVTFISLCVFTGNQLEMLTTRFGTTISPQNRTTAKETDEKGKFDPDKLLQCPFDKNHQIRSCRFPYHLIKCRKNHPKLASELKTCPFNARHLVPKHELPHHTETCEDRTSVDPRNGGNKWQVPVSSWVNTSMTEDWDEEADDSAAPFVWGVNVVLNDKPTNNLGPTFRAPNTLPWF from the exons ATGTTTGACTCAGAGAAGAGCCGCGTAGTTACC ttcatcagtctgtgtgtcttCACTGGAAACCAGCTGGAAATGTTGACCACCAGATTTGGAACCACTATCAGTCCTCAAAATAGGACAACGGCAAAGGAAACTG atgaaaaaggaaaatttgACCCAGACAAACTTCTGCAGTGCCCTTTTGACAAGAACCACCAGATCCGGTCCTGCCGCTTCCCTTACCATCTTATAAAGTGCAGAAAG AATCATCCCAAACTGGCCAGCGAGCTCAAAACCTGCCCTTTTAATGCTCGCCACCTGGTCCCCAAGCATGAGTTGCCTCACCACACTGAAACCTGCGAGGACAGAACATCTGTGGACCCCAGGAATG GTGGAAATAAATGGCAGGTCCCTGTCAGTTCTTGGGTAAACACAAGCATGACTGAGGATTGGGACGAAG AGGCCGATGATTCTGCTGCTCCGTTTGTGTGGGGTGTGAACGTAGTCTTGAATGACAA GCCTACCAACAATCTTGGTCCAACTTTTAGAGCGCCCAACACCCTCCCATGGTTTTAA